In the Pyrolobus fumarii 1A genome, one interval contains:
- a CDS encoding AAA family ATPase, whose protein sequence is MRGCRLIARSLEVQGFKSLRDVRIELMPGINVVVGPNASGKSNIVDLFLFLRKALYDELGRVPYAPHLPWGDPRNLTWETSGLPVRVAIEYELVLEKDVRQTVIYEVVFGLEEGATLKPIEEYIRVPVLNAALLRRGRRIDVYLSRRWGRIEQLGTMMKKAATLLGAAELEIRCDARGCYAGATVEKEFTSIFQLVPITYEPLFEALSDVIREFRDLTRRLSIRFYRSLSMGLVLPWPRILNPCLELNRLLLVIRSFFARIVALRLIDYYRAKWPHRPSVRDRLEPDASNLAEVIYTLLNDPEKRGKLESVVRSLFPWLRFSVEFDAYGNIVLKFYEERGGRLLELHPAMVPEGVIKLLTVMTGILLEPSILVIDEIEDSMHARMIERLFDELRGLETPVILTTHSPVIVDLAGPERLIVLRRGSDGATIAERVREPQKLRKMLEEEGVTLGYYYLHALPEEDTA, encoded by the coding sequence GTGCGTGGCTGCCGTCTTATTGCGAGGAGCCTGGAAGTGCAAGGTTTCAAGAGCCTGCGTGACGTGAGGATCGAACTGATGCCTGGGATTAACGTTGTTGTAGGTCCAAACGCATCGGGAAAGAGTAACATTGTTGATCTTTTTCTGTTCCTCCGGAAGGCTCTCTATGATGAACTCGGACGTGTGCCTTATGCTCCTCACCTGCCTTGGGGTGACCCGAGGAACCTCACCTGGGAGACGAGCGGACTGCCGGTACGTGTCGCGATAGAGTACGAGCTGGTACTCGAGAAAGACGTGCGTCAGACTGTCATATATGAGGTCGTGTTCGGCCTTGAGGAGGGTGCGACCCTAAAGCCTATAGAGGAGTACATCCGCGTCCCGGTGCTTAATGCTGCACTGCTGCGGCGAGGTAGAAGGATAGACGTCTATCTCAGCAGGCGTTGGGGTAGAATAGAGCAGCTCGGAACCATGATGAAAAAAGCCGCTACTCTACTCGGTGCGGCGGAACTTGAGATACGGTGCGATGCACGCGGTTGCTACGCGGGCGCTACAGTCGAAAAAGAGTTCACCAGCATCTTTCAACTCGTCCCGATAACCTACGAGCCGTTGTTCGAGGCACTAAGCGACGTGATTAGAGAGTTTAGAGACCTGACTCGCCGCCTTAGTATCCGGTTTTACCGTAGCCTATCTATGGGCCTAGTCCTACCCTGGCCCCGCATCTTAAACCCGTGCTTAGAGCTAAACCGCTTACTACTGGTTATCCGCTCGTTCTTCGCCCGTATAGTGGCGTTACGCCTCATAGACTATTACCGTGCTAAGTGGCCACATAGGCCGAGCGTACGCGATAGGCTCGAGCCAGATGCTAGCAACCTAGCAGAGGTTATCTATACGCTGCTTAATGATCCGGAGAAGAGAGGCAAGCTCGAGAGTGTCGTCAGGAGTCTTTTCCCGTGGCTAAGGTTTAGTGTGGAGTTCGATGCTTACGGCAACATAGTCTTAAAGTTCTATGAGGAGAGGGGCGGACGCCTGCTAGAGTTACATCCAGCCATGGTTCCCGAGGGAGTAATAAAGCTACTCACAGTGATGACCGGAATCCTCCTAGAACCAAGTATCCTCGTCATTGACGAGATAGAGGACAGTATGCATGCACGCATGATAGAACGATTGTTCGATGAACTCCGAGGTTTAGAGACCCCCGTCATTCTCACAACACACTCGCCAGTGATAGTCGACCTGGCAGGCCCCGAGCGCCTCATAGTATTGAGGAGAGGCAGTGATGGCGCTACAATCGCGGAGAGAGTAAGAGAGCCACAGAAGCTCCGCAAGATGCTCGAGGAGGAGGGCGTAACTCTAGGCTACTATTATCTTCACGCTCTGCCAGAGGAGGACACGGCATGA
- a CDS encoding HEPN domain-containing protein, with protein sequence MVRSEARDWFDGALVDLDEARDALRRGRYNWALFAAHQAVEKALKAAYMVLKRARPPKTHDLVRLVEGLGLRLPRELYVGVAELTPYYTLARYPNAGLERPWESIPRETAERLVGVAERVVEHVGRLLGFTGAPREGQEGASGDRREG encoded by the coding sequence TTGGTTAGGAGTGAGGCTAGAGACTGGTTTGATGGCGCTCTTGTCGATCTCGATGAGGCTCGGGATGCGTTGAGGCGGGGTAGGTACAACTGGGCTCTTTTTGCCGCGCACCAGGCTGTCGAGAAGGCGTTGAAAGCCGCATACATGGTATTGAAGAGGGCTAGGCCGCCTAAGACACACGATCTTGTTAGACTCGTCGAGGGTCTCGGGTTGAGGCTCCCCCGCGAGCTCTACGTGGGTGTCGCCGAGCTCACCCCCTACTATACGCTCGCCAGGTACCCGAATGCCGGATTAGAGAGGCCCTGGGAGAGTATACCCAGGGAGACTGCTGAGAGGCTTGTGGGTGTAGCTGAGAGGGTGGTGGAGCATGTCGGTAGGCTCCTCGGGTTCACCGGGGCTCCCAGAGAGGGTCAGGAGGGTGCTAGCGGAGATCGTCGAGAGGGTTAG
- a CDS encoding nuclease-related domain-containing protein encodes MQEVAASGDRLLSWERNARIDTEDIDLLIVTEKRVYVVEVKVQPKHADVGALLAKAEIVARRNPGREVIPVLTGARIGREIVQYALSKGVRVYAW; translated from the coding sequence GTGCAGGAGGTTGCTGCGTCGGGTGACCGCCTCCTCAGTTGGGAGAGGAACGCGCGCATCGATACAGAGGATATCGACCTTCTAATAGTCACAGAGAAGCGCGTATACGTGGTGGAGGTCAAGGTTCAACCCAAGCATGCCGATGTTGGGGCGCTCCTGGCGAAAGCCGAGATTGTGGCTAGGCGCAACCCGGGTAGGGAGGTCATACCGGTGTTGACTGGGGCCAGGATAGGCAGGGAGATAGTGCAATACGCGTTGTCAAAGGGAGTCAGGGTCTATGCATGGTAG
- a CDS encoding ribbon-helix-helix protein, CopG family: MRVVTFKVDEELLEKLDTYARLKGITRSEAIRRAIEKLLREEEPRIAPTPKIIRIYG; the protein is encoded by the coding sequence ATGAGAGTAGTCACATTCAAGGTGGATGAGGAGCTACTCGAGAAGTTGGACACATACGCCAGGCTAAAGGGCATAACCCGCAGCGAGGCAATCAGAAGGGCCATTGAGAAGTTATTGAGAGAAGAGGAGCCGAGGATCGCGCCAACCCCCAAGATAATCAGGATATACGGCTAG
- a CDS encoding ABC transporter substrate-binding protein, producing the protein MRVVSLSPPVTDALVAIGASDEIVGVSVYCRPYAPSHAEVVGTPGGVRVDRLRDLNPDVVFTSGVSQERLASRLREAGFRVVHLPAPRSLHGIAEIVWVIGAYVGRVFEAARLASELVSGIEGLRGAAPPARIAYLANLGEILAPGALSHAGHALTHIGVRHPYEATPLDWVKPTPREVRLYNPQMLAYEARPGETPEDARKNLQRQMLLDDRLLRRTRLVILEPGTLTHYGPRIAENLQKLVKQLQDT; encoded by the coding sequence GTGCGCGTGGTTAGCCTCTCGCCACCCGTGACGGATGCACTCGTCGCTATCGGAGCCTCTGATGAGATTGTTGGGGTCTCGGTATACTGTAGGCCCTATGCGCCGAGCCACGCAGAGGTGGTCGGGACGCCTGGCGGTGTGCGCGTCGATAGGCTCCGAGACCTGAACCCCGACGTTGTGTTCACAAGTGGTGTGAGCCAAGAGAGGCTAGCCTCGAGGCTCCGGGAGGCGGGTTTCCGCGTTGTCCACCTGCCAGCGCCGCGGAGCCTCCACGGTATAGCCGAGATAGTGTGGGTCATCGGCGCCTACGTGGGCCGGGTGTTTGAAGCTGCTAGGCTGGCATCGGAGCTCGTTTCCGGGATAGAAGGGCTTCGAGGTGCAGCGCCACCCGCCCGCATAGCCTACCTCGCGAACCTCGGCGAGATACTGGCTCCCGGGGCTCTTAGCCACGCTGGCCACGCGCTGACTCATATAGGCGTGCGCCACCCCTACGAGGCCACCCCGCTAGACTGGGTGAAGCCGACACCCCGTGAGGTGCGCCTCTACAACCCGCAGATGTTGGCCTACGAGGCTAGGCCCGGCGAGACGCCGGAGGACGCGAGAAAGAACCTCCAGAGGCAGATGCTGCTAGACGATAGGCTCTTGAGGCGCACGAGGCTGGTGATACTCGAGCCGGGTACACTCACGCACTACGGGCCCAGGATAGCCGAGAACCTACAGAAGCTGGTGAAGCAACTCCAGGACACATGA
- a CDS encoding PIN domain-containing protein, producing the protein MNGVFIDTNTFYNILFETRLTRTARRLLEDYEDIEFYTSLTVVNELLYVATRKYYQVTGARGPYSLRRLIADRGYPRLIVDSIRGLLEDLEVEVLVENVEHTMR; encoded by the coding sequence GTGAACGGCGTGTTCATAGACACCAACACATTCTACAACATATTGTTCGAGACCCGCTTGACCCGAACAGCACGAAGGCTCCTAGAAGACTATGAGGATATAGAGTTCTACACGAGCCTAACCGTGGTAAACGAGCTACTCTACGTCGCCACAAGGAAATACTACCAGGTTACGGGGGCTAGAGGCCCTTACAGCCTACGGAGACTAATAGCGGATAGAGGATACCCCAGGCTCATTGTTGACAGTATACGTGGACTGCTGGAAGACCTTGAGGTAGAGGTTTTAGTAGAGAATGTGGAGCACACGATGCGGTAG
- a CDS encoding nucleotidyltransferase domain-containing protein yields MRFTRLRLLREALDRLCEIICVLENLGFQAEFYLVGGAAENRLTAMSDVDIVVVLDHEPSFEEAVQIREKILEALEEAGIPLYLPIDFHIVGPESLRRYRTAKRLECSRCN; encoded by the coding sequence GTGAGGTTCACTAGGCTTCGATTGCTGCGTGAGGCTCTAGATAGGCTTTGTGAGATTATATGCGTGCTTGAAAACCTGGGTTTTCAGGCTGAGTTCTACCTTGTGGGTGGTGCAGCTGAAAACCGGTTAACGGCGATGAGCGATGTTGATATCGTGGTAGTATTGGATCACGAGCCTAGTTTCGAGGAGGCGGTTCAGATACGTGAGAAGATACTGGAGGCGTTAGAGGAGGCAGGCATACCGCTCTACCTGCCGATAGACTTCCATATAGTTGGGCCCGAGAGCCTAAGAAGATACAGAACAGCTAAGCGCCTTGAGTGTAGTAGATGTAACTAG
- a CDS encoding HEPN domain-containing protein — translation MSGEYPRLLKKRALTMLELAERLLRENKYDLTVLHAEYAAQLYLKSLLYRLTGEEHRGHNIRALLALLVETLEGENFETLADEVRRFVASNRRLLAELEEGHTRAVYGVFEYSRSQAERLLHIARDMIKLLSRIEREVFGEVH, via the coding sequence TTGAGCGGGGAGTATCCGAGGCTGTTGAAAAAGAGAGCGCTCACCATGCTAGAGCTAGCCGAGAGACTACTCCGCGAGAACAAGTATGACCTCACGGTTTTACACGCTGAGTACGCTGCCCAGCTCTACCTGAAGTCGCTGCTCTATAGGCTGACTGGTGAAGAGCATCGAGGACATAACATACGTGCTCTCCTAGCCTTGCTAGTCGAGACCCTGGAGGGCGAGAATTTCGAGACACTGGCGGACGAGGTGAGGAGATTCGTAGCCAGTAACAGGAGACTGCTAGCTGAGCTTGAAGAGGGACACACCAGAGCCGTCTATGGAGTCTTCGAGTATAGCAGAAGTCAGGCGGAGAGACTGCTACATATAGCTCGCGATATGATTAAACTCTTATCCCGCATAGAGAGGGAGGTGTTTGGTGAGGTTCACTAG
- a CDS encoding RsmD family RNA methyltransferase, translating into MEIFEYRYAGLVLTGWDVERVLSACPRGEALVENRSRTARVECNGDTICVDSVCFERPVERLEPGMLYWVWRGSLRPVEARDGGYLRLRAPGDGVTTTLEIDGVHMHRVEGVDPWTDTLSKVRAARVRRGDVVLDTCMGLGYTAIASVLRGARRVDTFEVDERVIWAAERNPHSRLLDAPNIHIFHGDVTEAVRRLPDEEYTVVIHDPPRFSRSTGDLYSLEFYQELYRVLRLGGRLFHYTGRPHGGRILQGIARRLQQAGFVRVRWVEEAQGFIAVKPR; encoded by the coding sequence GTGGAGATCTTCGAGTACCGGTACGCTGGCCTCGTGTTGACCGGGTGGGATGTCGAGAGGGTGCTATCCGCGTGCCCGCGCGGGGAGGCCCTGGTCGAGAACCGGTCGAGAACCGCCCGCGTAGAGTGCAACGGGGACACCATCTGCGTTGACAGCGTGTGCTTCGAGAGGCCTGTGGAGCGTCTCGAGCCCGGCATGCTCTACTGGGTGTGGCGTGGCTCCCTACGCCCCGTCGAGGCGCGCGACGGGGGCTACCTCCGGCTCAGGGCGCCGGGGGACGGCGTAACGACAACCCTAGAGATAGACGGTGTGCACATGCATCGTGTGGAGGGTGTCGACCCCTGGACGGACACGCTGAGCAAGGTGAGAGCCGCGAGGGTGAGGAGGGGCGACGTGGTGCTCGACACCTGCATGGGCCTGGGTTACACGGCGATAGCGTCGGTGCTGCGGGGCGCGAGGAGGGTGGATACCTTCGAGGTGGACGAGAGGGTGATATGGGCGGCTGAGCGTAACCCCCACAGCCGCCTCCTAGACGCCCCCAACATCCACATCTTCCACGGTGACGTCACCGAGGCGGTGAGGAGGCTACCCGACGAGGAGTACACAGTCGTGATACACGACCCGCCCAGGTTCTCGAGGAGCACCGGCGACCTATACAGCCTCGAGTTCTACCAGGAGCTCTACAGGGTGCTGCGGCTCGGCGGCCGCCTCTTCCATTACACGGGGAGACCCCACGGCGGGAGGATACTCCAGGGGATAGCACGCAGGCTGCAACAAGCCGGCTTCGTGAGGGTGAGGTGGGTAGAGGAGGCACAGGGCTTCATAGCCGTAAAGCCACGCTAA
- a CDS encoding AAA family ATPase — MHSKVRAYQVTTREAAEYLLRADKSLCLVGPPGSGKTRLAVLLAEERGYDYEFVTGREDLNYSDLMDVEEGALARSVIRTWARYTCGKTPVWFIFDEVNRARVEVVLGEVFTLLDVDHRVRFTLLRPSEELARVLRESVREECGSLNPVAEKLAEYASRRGLPMPLAWRMIATMNLLDMGHLYRIGYAFARRAPLLPVTSLGHIVEVPEDLEPARPGRTDICAESVRSTLADLPKAVRREPWSLLPRNVVARFEAPLAPLDTERIAPHLTAPSRLWAIVEEVSRHFERLGLLVGPALYVDACRLLAANLAVPHELLADVIVASLLAPQLTFVAPRARLETALGHTYTIQALQELLGVTEKLLGPKSLSSWAVRAYVAQIAPIGSV; from the coding sequence GTGCATAGCAAGGTGCGAGCCTACCAGGTGACGACCCGCGAGGCTGCCGAGTATCTCTTGAGGGCTGACAAGTCGCTCTGCTTGGTTGGCCCGCCAGGCTCCGGGAAGACCCGGTTAGCTGTGCTCCTGGCAGAAGAGCGTGGCTATGACTACGAGTTTGTGACTGGCCGCGAGGATCTCAACTACAGCGACCTCATGGATGTAGAGGAGGGTGCCCTGGCACGCTCTGTGATACGCACGTGGGCCAGGTACACATGCGGGAAGACACCCGTTTGGTTTATCTTTGACGAGGTTAACCGGGCCAGAGTCGAGGTCGTGCTTGGCGAGGTATTCACGCTTCTCGATGTTGACCATAGGGTTCGCTTCACGCTTCTCAGGCCTAGCGAGGAGCTAGCCAGGGTTCTGCGGGAGAGCGTTAGGGAGGAATGCGGCTCTTTGAACCCGGTGGCCGAGAAGCTAGCCGAGTACGCGTCTAGGAGAGGCCTGCCGATGCCCCTCGCTTGGAGAATGATAGCGACAATGAACCTTCTCGATATGGGGCACCTCTACAGGATAGGGTATGCGTTTGCCCGTAGGGCACCTCTGCTACCCGTAACGAGTCTAGGGCACATTGTCGAGGTCCCGGAGGACCTGGAACCCGCCAGGCCGGGACGTACAGACATATGCGCCGAGAGTGTGAGATCCACGCTAGCTGATCTACCGAAGGCCGTGCGTAGAGAACCCTGGAGCCTTCTACCGAGGAACGTCGTAGCCAGGTTCGAGGCGCCACTAGCACCACTTGACACGGAGAGGATAGCCCCGCACTTGACCGCTCCGAGCAGACTCTGGGCTATCGTAGAGGAGGTGTCGAGACACTTCGAGAGGCTAGGGTTGCTGGTCGGCCCCGCGCTATACGTGGACGCTTGTAGGCTGTTAGCCGCTAATCTCGCGGTGCCCCACGAGCTGCTAGCGGATGTTATCGTGGCTAGTCTCTTGGCTCCTCAGCTGACGTTCGTGGCTCCAAGGGCGAGGCTCGAGACCGCGCTAGGCCACACCTACACGATACAAGCGCTGCAAGAGCTGCTCGGTGTGACTGAGAAGCTGTTGGGTCCCAAGAGTCTCTCATCGTGGGCTGTGAGGGCCTACGTCGCCCAGATAGCTCCGATTGGCTCGGTGTAA
- a CDS encoding PaREP1 family protein: MLAEHLDRPLPKPRRDPVGYAAARALEALLEAVLALVFLEKGFTRNAAGKAFQAWKALTAALLALERDRIAEGLRDEEQRRWLLERGIPRVPSSRLKHLSQLLEKAGINYYSFITDKALSLHDYQYHSPDPDLELSKYRSRSEAVYDIVALLAELARITEELVKPRLREANKWDKSHEEALQELREKLASR, from the coding sequence GTGCTTGCCGAGCATCTAGACCGGCCTCTGCCCAAGCCGCGGCGCGACCCCGTGGGCTACGCCGCTGCTCGTGCGCTAGAGGCTCTGCTGGAAGCTGTGCTGGCTCTCGTGTTCCTCGAGAAGGGCTTCACCCGGAATGCTGCCGGGAAGGCGTTCCAAGCCTGGAAGGCGCTGACGGCAGCACTCCTGGCCCTAGAGAGGGATAGGATAGCTGAGGGGCTGAGGGACGAGGAGCAGAGGAGATGGCTACTCGAGAGGGGTATACCCAGAGTCCCTAGTAGCAGGCTTAAGCATCTAAGCCAGCTCCTAGAGAAGGCGGGAATCAACTACTACAGCTTCATCACCGATAAGGCCCTGAGCCTCCACGACTACCAGTACCACAGCCCAGACCCGGACCTCGAGCTTAGCAAGTACCGGAGCCGAAGCGAAGCGGTATACGATATCGTGGCTCTACTGGCGGAGCTAGCCAGGATAACCGAGGAGCTAGTGAAACCGAGGCTACGGGAAGCGAACAAGTGGGACAAGAGCCACGAGGAGGCCCTACAAGAGCTACGAGAGAAGCTAGCCAGCCGCTAG
- a CDS encoding PIN domain-containing protein yields MIALTCKRYGINIILTFDEDFKRVPRLKAVP; encoded by the coding sequence ATCATAGCTTTAACGTGTAAACGCTATGGCATAAACATCATCCTCACCTTCGACGAGGACTTCAAGAGAGTACCTCGACTCAAAGCCGTCCCGTAG
- a CDS encoding PaREP1 family protein, whose translation MVDVVMGVWMALETIVVPASVVRRLREEAEKLGLSPEEYLVELVLRDLDPPERAREYIEASKSLLEQAREELTRGNVRQAAEKAWGAAALAVKAYAAWRDGRRLASHGELWEYMRHVTRELGDWVRDAWMYANGMHTCFYEGWCSREDVEKALEKIERLVSEIERRICSG comes from the coding sequence ATGGTAGACGTTGTGATGGGTGTCTGGATGGCACTAGAGACTATTGTCGTGCCGGCTAGCGTTGTCAGGAGGCTGAGGGAGGAGGCTGAGAAGCTCGGCCTAAGCCCCGAAGAGTATCTCGTGGAGCTTGTATTGCGTGATCTTGACCCGCCCGAGAGAGCACGGGAGTACATCGAGGCGTCCAAAAGCCTCCTCGAGCAGGCGAGGGAAGAGCTGACTAGGGGTAACGTGAGGCAGGCTGCTGAGAAGGCGTGGGGGGCTGCTGCGCTGGCTGTCAAGGCCTACGCGGCGTGGAGGGATGGGAGGAGGCTGGCTAGCCACGGCGAGCTATGGGAGTACATGAGACATGTGACTAGGGAGCTCGGAGACTGGGTTAGGGATGCATGGATGTATGCAAACGGGATGCACACGTGCTTCTACGAGGGATGGTGTAGCCGAGAAGATGTGGAGAAAGCTCTTGAGAAGATAGAGAGGCTAGTGAGCGAGATAGAGAGGAGAATATGCTCAGGATAG
- a CDS encoding PaREP1 family protein encodes MYEALEKPLSRPSSKEYASARTLEALVEALLALHFLEKGLTRNAAGKAFQAWRALLAAILRVELDRLLEVVESKAEREWIVKRGVPKLPTTRLKPLSQLLERLGYRDITAWTSLALDLHDYQYHGPDPDMALSRYRDRREAAQDTIMLIERLIENIEAMRGKIPWDSEVESAFTRLRETLEKVRKKLGL; translated from the coding sequence GTGTACGAGGCCCTTGAGAAGCCCCTATCCAGGCCGAGTAGCAAGGAATACGCATCTGCACGTACACTCGAGGCTCTGGTAGAGGCCCTTCTCGCGCTCCACTTCCTCGAGAAGGGCCTCACGAGGAACGCAGCAGGGAAAGCGTTCCAGGCTTGGAGGGCTCTTCTCGCGGCAATCCTTCGAGTCGAGCTAGACAGGCTCCTCGAGGTGGTGGAGAGCAAGGCTGAGAGAGAGTGGATCGTGAAGCGGGGTGTACCGAAGCTACCAACAACTAGGTTAAAGCCACTATCCCAGCTTCTCGAGAGGCTCGGATACCGCGATATAACAGCCTGGACGAGTCTAGCCCTCGACCTACACGACTACCAGTACCACGGCCCCGATCCTGACATGGCCCTCTCAAGATACCGGGATAGGCGCGAAGCAGCACAAGACACAATAATGCTGATCGAGAGGCTCATCGAGAACATAGAGGCAATGAGAGGCAAGATACCCTGGGACAGTGAAGTAGAGAGCGCATTCACACGGCTCAGAGAGACTCTAGAAAAGGTTAGAAAGAAGCTAGGATTGTAG
- a CDS encoding nucleotidyltransferase domain-containing protein has translation MLAEIVERVRAVLGEAQVYLFGSYARGDWLEDSDIDLIIVSPRFRGLDPGKRYAMIRELLPGDVSLEILLYTPEEFERAKKRSVVVQDAMEYWMRLL, from the coding sequence GTGCTAGCGGAGATCGTCGAGAGGGTTAGGGCCGTCCTCGGCGAGGCCCAGGTCTACCTCTTCGGGAGCTATGCGCGTGGCGACTGGCTCGAGGATAGCGACATAGACCTCATCATAGTCTCGCCGAGGTTCAGGGGGCTCGACCCAGGCAAGAGGTATGCCATGATACGGGAACTGTTGCCGGGTGACGTGTCGCTCGAAATACTCCTCTATACGCCGGAGGAGTTCGAGAGGGCCAAGAAGAGGAGTGTAGTGGTACAGGATGCGATGGAGTACTGGATGAGACTCCTCTAG
- a CDS encoding DUF433 domain-containing protein, whose translation MFVDDILEMLEAGWEPKEIAKELKIPLEAVYEAPRFTYETLRGVMVVAEASSRREYTREAGDALKEERRRCCSSTKYKCKGYQ comes from the coding sequence GTGTTTGTTGACGATATACTCGAGATGCTTGAGGCTGGCTGGGAGCCTAAGGAGATTGCCAAGGAACTTAAGATACCGTTGGAGGCGGTCTACGAGGCCCCAAGGTTCACATACGAGACGTTGAGAGGGGTTATGGTAGTTGCTGAGGCTTCTAGCCGACGAGAATATACCCGAGAGGCTGGTGATGCTCTTAAAGAAGAACGGCGTAGATGCTGTTCGTCTACAAAATATAAGTGTAAGGGATATCAATGA
- a CDS encoding coiled-coil domain-containing protein: MSSDLLASVLAEASRVILEKVRSGKRLAPEEIMLLMLDLVYNEVRESRREILEQIMLVHRRIDETNRRIDRVHDELNRRINETNKRIDEVNKRIDETNKRINELNERINERIDGLNKRIDEVNRRIDKVHDELSEKISRVYEGLARKIDEVRSELSRKIEEVYSELSSRMDRMRDELSRKIEETNRRIDETNRRIDELYKLLAGAQREEERSGSER; encoded by the coding sequence GTGTCTAGTGATCTCCTGGCTAGTGTCTTGGCGGAGGCTTCTAGGGTTATACTGGAGAAGGTGAGGAGTGGGAAGAGGCTTGCTCCCGAGGAGATCATGCTCCTGATGCTCGACCTGGTTTACAACGAGGTCCGGGAGTCTAGGAGGGAGATCCTCGAGCAGATTATGCTCGTCCATAGGCGTATAGACGAGACGAACAGGAGGATTGACCGGGTTCACGACGAGCTAAACAGGAGGATCAACGAGACAAACAAGAGGATAGACGAGGTGAACAAGCGTATAGATGAGACGAATAAAAGGATAAACGAGTTGAACGAGAGGATCAACGAGAGAATCGACGGGCTTAACAAGCGCATAGACGAGGTGAACAGGAGGATAGATAAGGTTCACGACGAGCTGAGCGAGAAGATCAGCAGGGTCTATGAGGGCCTCGCGAGGAAGATAGATGAGGTGCGCAGCGAGCTGAGTAGGAAAATCGAGGAGGTGTATAGCGAGCTAAGCAGTAGGATGGACAGGATGCGGGACGAGCTTAGCAGGAAGATCGAGGAGACGAACAGACGCATCGACGAGACTAACAGGAGGATAGACGAGTTGTACAAGCTGCTCGCTGGCGCCCAGAGAGAGGAAGAGAGGAGCGGTAGTGAGAGATAG
- a CDS encoding antitoxin AF2212-like protein, giving the protein MSKVVRVWYEKGVLKPLEKLDLEECEELIVFIRKRRVRGSRQVCRGV; this is encoded by the coding sequence TTGTCTAAAGTTGTACGTGTGTGGTACGAGAAGGGTGTGTTGAAGCCTCTTGAGAAGCTGGATCTGGAGGAGTGTGAGGAGCTGATAGTCTTCATACGTAAGCGTAGAGTGAGAGGTTCTCGACAAGTATGTCGGGGTGTTTAG
- a CDS encoding DUF4352 domain-containing protein: METAASILLFIMGLFLVLLVFPVAFYASAALGYLLGLVALGIGAYLIFKRGGRILPAVLGVMLSAAAIIALGGTALIHMSVYVAKEAVEEAAEMLQNTTRTRSLSGVVGESLQVNDWAIKVEEVRETTSILYDSTLYKAKPGYKIVVVRLRVENTGGDVKHLTELWGYTLVTNSNKSYDSIYPLELELVWNLTPKDKAEAIKVKQVSGATTLPPGAHTEYDILFQIPSNENPQKLVIRIGFVGGYLVTIKLTR, translated from the coding sequence ATGGAGACTGCTGCCAGTATCCTCTTATTCATTATGGGCTTGTTCCTAGTGCTCCTTGTGTTCCCGGTTGCATTTTACGCTAGCGCAGCGCTCGGCTACCTACTGGGCCTCGTCGCACTCGGGATAGGCGCCTACCTGATATTCAAACGCGGTGGCAGAATCCTGCCAGCGGTTCTCGGCGTGATGCTCAGCGCCGCAGCGATCATAGCCTTAGGGGGTACAGCCCTGATACACATGAGCGTCTACGTAGCCAAGGAGGCTGTTGAGGAAGCTGCCGAGATGCTCCAGAACACCACTAGGACGAGAAGCCTGTCTGGCGTCGTCGGAGAGAGCCTCCAGGTGAACGACTGGGCCATAAAAGTCGAGGAGGTGAGGGAGACAACAAGCATACTATACGACTCTACCCTGTACAAGGCGAAACCGGGCTACAAGATAGTAGTAGTGCGGCTGAGGGTAGAGAACACCGGCGGCGACGTGAAACACCTAACCGAGCTATGGGGGTATACCCTCGTCACCAACAGCAACAAGAGTTATGACAGCATATACCCGTTAGAGCTAGAACTCGTCTGGAACCTCACACCCAAGGACAAGGCAGAAGCTATAAAAGTCAAGCAAGTAAGCGGGGCAACTACACTGCCGCCAGGAGCACACACCGAGTACGACATACTATTCCAGATACCCAGCAACGAGAACCCCCAGAAACTAGTAATCAGGATTGGGTTCGTAGGCGGGTACCTCGTTACGATAAAGCTAACGAGGTAA